One part of the Anopheles merus strain MAF chromosome 3L, AmerM5.1, whole genome shotgun sequence genome encodes these proteins:
- the LOC121598693 gene encoding nephrin isoform X3, translating into MNLQTLLIRLLTPILTVIPMLLCNAQQKFRIVPRDLQVLEGTEALLRCEIYNLVGAVQWTKDGFALGFSHTIPGYPRYSVLADRNLGIYNLRISNASIEDDAEYQCQVGPAKFNSAIRANARLTVISPPSSIEIQGHSRNAKVEVREGQDLTLTCVVSNAKPVAQIVWYRGKTEYKSDTIENKVTETEGKRYTVSSQLRIKPTSEDDYMEYTCQAKHKALQPDRPMQTKVQLSVLYPPGEPQIEGFTAGEVLRRGQNVELICRSRGGNPPAQLIWYKNDVQVRMAYRTTDRLSENIYSFVAEEGDNKARLRCEANNIMIAVPLKTEITLSVLFAPTQVTISGASEARTGDVVSLQCQTAPSNPPAEIKWSVSGHHVKNTTSRTIENPDGGWITLSNISVPVEANKRSLVVICHGLNMQLTENVIATHTVNVLLPPSQPVITGYTEGTIIAAGSVQRLQCTSTGGNPLATLTWYKNDKKLNTPTKTTDKSVSSEISILVNATDNQAKYRCEAHNSATEIPMSASRTLAVNFPPETVKIKIIPPELKPGIEATLICDSSSSNPPATISWWRDGIAVDGMNNSSKPGLWGGTVSSLELKVNISQDMDGNVYTCQSANEALQRNVHEAIKLQVLYPPKFKPPPSSTVVGAEGEPLTVAMVATGNPMSISYTWTKDGLPILSSAGAQRIVSEGPILNITRLNRNDTGIYTCEAVNSQGSAMINISVVVEYGASIQSISENVTVNPGEEAMLSCTVEGKPLTEEHIRWERIGYDMTIKTSTTFANGTSYLHVKNARREDVGNFRCIADNRVANPTSRDVLLIVKFAPEIDKSPVMLRAAAGFGERARLPCRAQAAPRPKFYWSRSGQVLNVNQSAKFYVEHKQIDALTYESILVVERVASNDYGLYECIARNELGNVKEKVRLDVTSPPDPPVSLNVLNVTHDSVTLAWTPGFDGGMKANYRIRYRELNSDRYWYEDSQPNSYKLTIGGLRMNTLYVFSIMASNGLGSSRYLPDVTRAHTKGPAVDVPEMVQSAEIPSFVIFCIALAALCLLAVNAGLVIWCILRKRAKGETLSSVSEKSDAYSTDANRPDYTDDTTSKSASTYLVENGDMPPPRYQKEGTLPPYPNNINGAYARTLPHPRHNPVNYQQRSHDDQMIERSSYVTAPSPGPPFDGSYYNMNSDRYLSYPPMQQDYSAMEMSTPPPPVIPALPKNTGTLTRTSRPMVPPPDVTYHAQSVVNESSSSPQHMSSSLSNTVLGPSQAPVPAPKPLQGILKDPKRNSSASNSSQHQQLQHGAQLIAVQNPSPVPLVGGVPGLPLVGSTFLGAAVAGNGPNGGTGGTSSLGNSLLIGTYDPSSTNLSSFNASFGFTDADGHLV; encoded by the exons CGCCACCATCGTCAATCGAGATACAGGGCCACAGTCGCAACGCCAAGGTGGAGGTCCGCGAGGGCCAGGACCTGACGCTGACCTGCGTAGTGTCGAATGCAAAACCGGTCGCCCAGATCGTATGGTACCGGGGCAAAACGGAGTACAAATCGG ATACGATCGAGAATAAGGTCACCGAGACGGAGGGTAAGCGATACACCGTGTCGTCGCAGCTCCGCATCAAGCCAACGTCCGAGGACGACTACATGGAGTACACCTGCCAGGCGAAGCACAAAGCCCTGCAACCGGATCGTCCGATGCAGACGAAGGTTCAGCTTTCGGTGCTGT ATCCACCGGGCGAACCACAAATTGAAGGGTTTACGGCGGGCGAGGTGTTGCGGCGCGGTCAAAACGTGGAGCTTATCTGCCGGAGCCGCGGCGGCAACCCGCCGGCCCAGCTGATCTGGTACAAGAACGATGTCCAGGTGCGGATGGCGTACCGGACGACGGATCGGCTGTCGGAAAACATCTACTCGTTCGTGGCGGAGGAAGGCGACAATAAGGCACGGTTACGGTGCGAAGCTAACAATATAATGATAGCCGTACCGCTCAAGACCGAAATTACGCTCAGCGTTTTGT TCGCTCCAACTCAGGTTACCATTTCGGGTGCATCGGAAGCACGCACCGGCGATGTGGTGTCGCTACAGTGCCAGACGGCTCCGTCGAACCCGCCGGCCGAGATCAAGTGGAGTGTGAGTGGACATCACGTGAAGAACACCACGTCTAGGACTATCGAAAATCCTGATG GAGGATGGATCACGCTTTCCAACATCTCAGTGCCGGTGGAGGCCAACAAACGATCGCTGGTCGTGATCTGTCACGGGCTCAACATGCAGCTGACGGAGAACGTTATTGCCACGCATACGGTTAATGTTTTGT TGCCACCGAGTCAACCCGTCATTACGGGGTACACCGAGGGAACGATCATTGCGGCCGGTTCGGTGCAGCGGCTCCAGTGCACGTCAACCGGCGGCAACCCGTTGGCAACGCTGACCTGGtacaaaaacgataaaaag CTCAACACACCCACCAAAACGACGGACAAGTCGGTGTCGTCCGAAATTTCGATCCTGGTCAACGCAACGGATAATCAGGCCAAGTATCGCTGCGAAGCGCACAACTCGGCCACCGAAATTCCAATGTCGGCCAGCCGTACCCTTGCCGTGAACT TCCCGCCGGAGACggtaaaaatcaaaatcattccACCGGAGCTGAAACCCGGCATCGAGGCGACGCTGATCTGTGACTCGAGCTCGAGCAATCCGCCCGCCACGATTTCGTGGTGGCGCGATGGCATCGCTGTGGACG gaatgaacaactCATCGAAACCGGGTCTATGGGGTGGTACCGTATCGTCGCTCGAGCTGAAGGTGAACATCAGCCAGGACATGGACGGCAACGTGTACACGTGCCAGAGCGCCAACGAAGCGCTGCAGCGCAATGTACACGAAGCCATCAAGCTGCAGGTGCTAT ATCCGCCCAAGTTTAAGCCACCGCCATCGTCGACCGTCGTCGGGGCGGAAGGTGAACCGCTGACCGTGGCCATGGTCGCTACCGGGAATCCGATGTCGATATCGTACACCTGGACAAAGGATGGCCTACCGATCCTTTCATCTGCCG GTGCCCAGCGAATCGTCTCCGAGGGACCGATTCTCAACATAACCCGGCTCAACCGTAACGATACCGGCATCTACACTTGCGAAGCTGTCAACTCCCAAGGGTCGGCGATGATTAATATTTCCGTCGTAGTTGAAT ATGGCGCATCGATACAATCAATATCGGAGAACGTAACGGTCAATCCGGGCGAGGAAGCGATGCTGTCGTGCACCGTTGAAG GAAAACCGCTTACGGAAGAGCACATACGGTGGGAGCGGATCGGGTACGATATGACCATCAAAACGTCCACCACGTTCGCGAACGGAACCAGCTATCTGCACGTGAAAAACGCTCGCCGCGAGGATGTGGGCAATTTCCGCTGCATCGCCGATAATCGCGTTGCCAATCCGACCAGCCGGGACGTTCTGTTAATTGTCAAGT TTGCACCGGAAATTGACAAATCGCCCGTAATGTTGCGTGCGGCGGCCGGATTCGGGGAGCGAGCGCGACTGCCCTGTCGAGCACAGGCTGCCCCACGGCCCAAATTCTACTGGTCCCGGTCGGGTCAGGTGCTGAACGTAAATCAGTCGGCCAAATTCTACGTCGAGCACAAGCAGATCGATGCGCTGACGTACGAATCGATCCTGGTGGTGGAGCGGGTCGCTTCGAACGATTACGGCCTGTACGAGTGCATCGCGCGGAACGAGCTGGGCAATGTGAAGGAGAAGGTACGGCTGGACGTTACCTCACCGCCCGATCCACCCGTCAGCCTGAACGTGCTGAACGTCACGCACGACTCGGTAACGCTCGCGTGGACGCCCGGCTTTGACGGTGGCATGAAGGCGAACTACCGCATCCGTTATCGGGAGCTGAACAGCGACCGGTACTGGTACGAGGACAGCCAGCCCAACTCGTACAAGCTGACGATCGGTGGACTGCGGATGAACACGCTGTACGTCTTCTCGATAATGGCATCGAACGGGCTCGGTTCCAGCCGCTACCTGCCCGATGTAACGCGTGCCCACACGAAAG GCCCTGCCGTCGACGTTCCCGAGATGGTACAGAGTGCCGAAATCCctagttttgttattttctgtATCGCTCTGGCCGCTCTATGCCTGCTGGCAGTGAATGCTGGTCTTGTAATTTGGTGTATTTTACGCAAACGAGCAAAAG GCGAAACGCTGTCTAGTGTCTCGGAAAAGAGTGACGCTTACTCGACCGACGCTAATCGTCCTGACTACACG GATGACACTACCAGCAAATCTGCTTCGACATATCTGGTGGAGAATGGGGATATGCCACCGCCGCGCTATCAAAAGGAGGGCACGCTTCCCCCGTACCCTAACAATATCAATGGAG CTTACGCACGTACCTTGCCCCATCCCCGGCACAACCCAGTGAACTATCAGCAGCGCAGCCACGACGATCAGATGATCGAGCGCAGCAGCTACGTAACAGCTCCGTCCCCTGGACCACCGTTCGACGGGTCCTACTACAACATGAACAGTGACCGCTACCTATCCTACCCTCCAATG CAGCAGGATTATTCGGCAATGGAAATGTCCACCCCGCCACCACCGGTAATACCAGCACTGCCTAAAAATACAGGCACGCTCACGCGCACATCCCGTCCGATGGTTCCACCGCCGGACGTTACCTACCACGCCCAGTCGGTAGTGAACGAAAGCTCCTCCTCGCCGCAGCACATGAGCAGCAGCCTGAGCAACACGGTCCTCGGTCCGTCGCAAGCGCCCGTCCCGGCACCGAAACCGCTGCAGGGCATACTGAAGGACCCGAAGCGTAACAGCAgcgccagcaacagcagccagcaccagcagctccAGCACGGTGCACAGCTGATTGCGGTCCAGAACCCATCGCCGGTACCGCTGGTAGGCGGTGTGCCCGGGCTGCCGCTCGTTGGCAGCACATTCCTGGGCGCGGCAGTGGCGGGCAATGGCCCGAACGGAGGCACCGGTGGGACTAGCAGCTTGGGCAACAGTTTACTGATCGGTACGTACGATCCGAGCAGTACCAACCTGAGCTCGTTCAATGCGTCGTTCGGCTTCACGGATGCGGATGGACATCTGGTGTAA